The DNA segment TGGGTCGTTGCCCTTATGGAATAGTTCCTGCGGCTGATCCGTGCTTCCATTGTCTCTGTATTGATCCTAAGCATATAGTGAGTCTATCGACCTGAACGTGATTGATTTAAGCAGCCAACTGAAGCTGAGTCCGGCGAACCGGTCCTAAGACATCAGCGGCATTGTATACGATTTTCCTTGTGCCTAACGTGTGTAAAATGCGAATCAGTTTTCCACAAAGCGCCACAATAGACTGTTTCTTTTTCAACGGATTGACCTGACGCTGCGTATAATACTGATGCATCGCTTTAAACTCCGGGTTCTTTGCCACCATGGGCAACACGGCTCGGAAAAGTAGTGCTCGAAGACGTGATCGACCTCGTTTGCTGATCGTCGTTCGACCCTTTTTCTTTCCAGAACTGTTTTCTCGCAGGTTAAGTCCCGCGAGACGGATAATCTGTTGACCGTGGCTATACCGAGATAGGTCACCGGTTTCTGCTAGGAAGCCAGCAAGTGTCGTGATTCCTACACCCGGAATAGTGAGCATTTCCTGTGTGCCAGGAATCTGTTTGAGTAATAACTCCACTTGATTCATGATCTCTTCCAGTTGTTGTGTAAATAAGGCGTACTGTTGCATCCAAGTGTGTAACTCTAACTTAGCAGCAGTGGTACCTTCTGTGAGTCCAATGGATTCAGAGGCAGCTTCCACAAGCTTTTCAGCTCGCTTTATCCCTACGGCTCGCTGTACGTCTTGCTTCCATCGCCCGAGGATCGCAGTGGCGCCAAGGGCTACGATCTCTTGCGGCAATGGAAACTCAGTCAACGTGACGAGCGCGGCTTTGCCCTCCCAGCTCTTAAAAACGTTGTTAAACTCCGGGAAAAACCGATCGAGCCAGTTTTGAATCCGTCTTTGGACTTGCCCCAAACTGACCATCGTTTTCTCACGCATATTCATGAGAATTCTCAAATCTGCGTAAACGCTAGTCGGTAGTTGGGGTTCGGTATAGTGACCGTTACGGACAAGATCCGCAATCACTTTGGCATCCTTGTAGTCATTTTTAGTCTGGGAGTTATCCTCCAGTTCCTTGCTCTTATGCACATGATGAGGATTCACGACCACGATACGAATGCCCTTGTCTTGCAAGAACTCAGCCAGGGGAAACCAGTAGTGTCCGGTGGGCTCAATGCCAAACACAATATCTGTTTTGGCGTACTGCCTCTGCAATGCCTTCATCCACGATACGAGTTTCGAGAGTCCCTTACGGCTGTTTTCAAATACACAGTCTTTGCCAAGCTCGATTCCGCGAAAATCGATCGCTCTGGCAACATGGGTGTCCTTTGCAATATCTGCACCGACAACCAAGGTTTGATCTGTAATGTCCAAAATGCGTTGATTCTGTTTCTCTTTTAGCTTATACTTCATTTGAGCGTCCTCCTTCTAATTAGGGCAGTGAATGGTTCGCATTCCAAGACCCAGCATACAGGAGGCGCTTTTTTTGTTCAAATCTCATATTAATTCATTACAGGAATAGCTCCTTCTTCCTTTTTTACTCTAATCGTAATGATTACTATTTACCCTTTGCGAATATACTATGTTTTGAATTTAATGTCAATATAAATCGTAATAATTACTATTAAAATAAAAAGCAGACTAACAAAAGTAGGCTCTGCCATCCGTGACAGAACCTAGGTTTACAGATTTACATTCTGTTTTCTGTTATTCTTGAGAATCGTTAAGATAATATTGTAAGGACTGATAAGGGGACATTTTAATAGATTTCTTAGCAGCCTGCTTCACCCCCCTTCTATTCGCGAGGTATTCATTAGGGGACAAAACGTGAATCAGCTCATTAGCCATATCATCGAAGGAAGTCGGTTGAGGAACTTGCTCATGCTGAAGCAGCAATACATATTTTTTTAGAATAGACTTAATTTCATTGAATTGCTCCCCATTTAATCCATTTGCAATTATCCAATCCCAGAGACGATACTGTTCTGGTTCAAGTGTAATTTGACGCAACAAGTTTACGTATAATTCCAATCGCTGTACTTTTTCCTCTAAGGATTCAGGCAAATTGTATCACCTCTTTTATCTAATTTATTAAACCTAGAACATTCGGAGTAAGTTCTTCTATCCAATTTCCCTATGGAATTCCGGAAAGTTCTGTACGGCAATTTGACCTACCTTATTGATCATCGGTTATTCACCCCCTTTTCAATATCGATTGCCCTATAAGATGAATTAAAGAATGCCCTACATCCATTTCAATATTCAGCTTATATAAATGGATTTATACAGACTGTTGAAAAAGCCCCTATCTAGATCACATTACCGCATTAATTTGGTATAATATAGGTAATATATTGAAAGTGTGGTGCGCGAGTTGCCTAACATTCAACAAGATAGAAATCAAATTGAATTGGTTAGTATAGATATGCTTGTACCAAAAGATCATTTACTACGAATCATTGATGAAAACGTAGATTTTTCATTTATTACGGAGATGACTCGCCCCTACTATCACGGCACATTAGGGAGGCCTCCAATTCACCCGATTCGCCTTTTCAAAATGATGCTGATTGGTTATTTGTATGGCATTCACTCCGAAAGGCAATTAGAGCAAGAAATTAAAACGGACGTAGCCTACCGCTGGTTCCTTGGTCTAGGCTTAACGGATCCTGTGCCGGATCACTCGACGATTAGTTACAACCGTAATGTGCGATTCAAAGGATCTACCATTTTTCAAGACATTTTTGACGAAGTAGTCCGTT comes from the Paenibacillus lentus genome and includes:
- a CDS encoding DUF1878 family protein, producing MPESLEEKVQRLELYVNLLRQITLEPEQYRLWDWIIANGLNGEQFNEIKSILKKYVLLLQHEQVPQPTSFDDMANELIHVLSPNEYLANRRGVKQAAKKSIKMSPYQSLQYYLNDSQE
- a CDS encoding IS110 family transposase, whose protein sequence is MKYKLKEKQNQRILDITDQTLVVGADIAKDTHVARAIDFRGIELGKDCVFENSRKGLSKLVSWMKALQRQYAKTDIVFGIEPTGHYWFPLAEFLQDKGIRIVVVNPHHVHKSKELEDNSQTKNDYKDAKVIADLVRNGHYTEPQLPTSVYADLRILMNMREKTMVSLGQVQRRIQNWLDRFFPEFNNVFKSWEGKAALVTLTEFPLPQEIVALGATAILGRWKQDVQRAVGIKRAEKLVEAASESIGLTEGTTAAKLELHTWMQQYALFTQQLEEIMNQVELLLKQIPGTQEMLTIPGVGITTLAGFLAETGDLSRYSHGQQIIRLAGLNLRENSSGKKKGRTTISKRGRSRLRALLFRAVLPMVAKNPEFKAMHQYYTQRQVNPLKKKQSIVALCGKLIRILHTLGTRKIVYNAADVLGPVRRTQLQLAA